A single region of the Halogeometricum sp. S3BR5-2 genome encodes:
- a CDS encoding PadR family transcriptional regulator, whose product MYDLTGFQRDLLTVTAGIEEPHGLAIKDELEKYYESEIHHGRLYPNLDTLVEKGLVEKGEKDRRTNVYTVTKRGQRELEARRDWERQYVDL is encoded by the coding sequence ATGTACGATCTCACTGGCTTCCAACGTGATCTGCTCACGGTCACTGCAGGTATCGAGGAACCTCACGGCCTCGCAATCAAAGACGAACTCGAAAAGTACTACGAATCAGAGATCCACCACGGACGTCTCTATCCCAACCTCGATACGCTGGTCGAAAAGGGGCTCGTCGAGAAAGGAGAGAAAGATCGCCGGACAAACGTCTATACAGTTACCAAACGCGGTCAGCGAGAACTCGAAGCTCGACGTGACTGGGAACGCCAGTACGTCGATCTATAA
- a CDS encoding SIR2 family protein gives MVNNETKLSFSVKNNPGVFALLLGSGASTEAGIPTGWDIVQDLIRKIADQYDEEIESAPSEWYENTFDEEARYDNVIEQVAQSKEERRSLLEKYFEPTALEREQGEKLPTEAHKNIAWLVEEGYIGIIITTNFDRLLEHSFIDRELTPLVTSSARDVREAEPLQHQESLILKVNGDYKDVNLKNVSDELDEYEDSVANLLSQVFSEYGLIVCGWSARYDTALQELLTDNACDRYPTYWANYGGLEDEARAIIDDRDAIQIPIDGAAAFFTTLTENVRALEGAEREGPLTNEIARERTKRYLSQSEKNIALGDLFREETERVYQRIFSEERYSLDHEVDRDAVYQRFESYEQELSVLATAAATCAYWGPKGENGGRFALENMIERLGSPPSPESRTRMGSWMALRQRYPIAYLSYAVGITGMEVANWDAVRAVLREPELENLRGDVAPLRQIHPWEIGTEFPDGGWGNRNLRPRLKSAVRPILSEYIPSDTRFEERSREFEALLDLLLLVSKEVDEDQRLPHFEQNYYKETLNSLEAELEAKGEDWGPIQIGLLPADIDTVSAYLSNLESRFDPY, from the coding sequence ATGGTCAACAACGAAACAAAGCTTTCCTTCTCAGTAAAAAACAACCCTGGCGTCTTCGCCTTATTACTGGGTTCAGGAGCTTCTACAGAGGCTGGCATCCCTACTGGATGGGATATTGTCCAGGACCTCATCCGAAAAATTGCTGACCAGTACGACGAAGAGATCGAATCGGCCCCCTCCGAGTGGTATGAGAATACATTCGACGAAGAAGCGAGATACGACAATGTCATTGAGCAGGTCGCTCAATCAAAGGAAGAGCGACGATCGCTGCTGGAAAAATACTTCGAGCCGACTGCTCTCGAACGTGAACAAGGTGAAAAACTCCCTACCGAGGCTCACAAGAATATTGCTTGGTTAGTTGAGGAAGGGTATATCGGGATCATCATCACGACAAACTTTGACCGATTACTCGAGCACTCCTTCATTGATCGGGAGCTCACTCCGCTGGTCACATCATCCGCCAGGGACGTCCGAGAGGCAGAACCGCTGCAACATCAAGAATCGCTCATCCTCAAAGTCAACGGTGACTACAAGGATGTCAATCTGAAGAACGTCTCTGACGAGCTTGACGAGTACGAGGATAGTGTTGCGAACCTTCTCAGTCAGGTTTTCTCAGAATACGGGCTCATCGTCTGTGGGTGGTCAGCACGCTATGATACTGCCCTGCAGGAGCTTCTAACGGACAACGCGTGTGACCGCTATCCTACATACTGGGCGAACTATGGCGGCTTGGAAGACGAAGCACGTGCGATCATCGATGACCGGGATGCAATACAGATCCCTATTGATGGCGCAGCCGCCTTTTTTACAACGCTCACGGAGAACGTCCGCGCTCTCGAAGGCGCAGAACGCGAGGGACCATTAACTAACGAAATCGCCCGGGAACGCACCAAACGGTATCTGAGCCAATCAGAGAAGAACATTGCTCTCGGCGATCTCTTCCGAGAGGAAACAGAACGGGTGTATCAACGGATCTTCTCCGAGGAACGATATTCACTTGATCACGAGGTTGATCGCGACGCTGTATACCAGCGGTTTGAGAGCTATGAACAGGAACTGAGTGTCTTGGCGACCGCAGCTGCCACGTGTGCCTACTGGGGGCCGAAAGGCGAGAACGGTGGTCGCTTCGCATTAGAAAATATGATCGAGCGCTTAGGCTCACCGCCAAGTCCTGAAAGCCGTACCCGTATGGGGTCGTGGATGGCGCTTAGACAGCGATATCCGATTGCTTATCTTTCGTACGCGGTGGGCATCACAGGTATGGAAGTTGCTAATTGGGATGCCGTGCGAGCAGTTCTGCGTGAACCTGAACTCGAGAACTTGCGGGGTGATGTTGCCCCGCTTCGGCAGATTCATCCGTGGGAAATTGGGACCGAATTTCCCGACGGAGGCTGGGGAAATCGGAATCTGCGACCGCGTCTGAAATCTGCTGTCCGACCGATTCTCTCCGAATATATCCCGTCAGATACGCGCTTTGAGGAGCGTTCACGGGAGTTTGAGGCGCTGCTTGACTTACTTCTCCTCGTCTCGAAGGAGGTCGACGAGGATCAACGGCTTCCTCACTTCGAGCAAAACTACTACAAAGAAACGCTGAATTCCTTGGAAGCGGAACTCGAAGCGAAAGGTGAAGATTGGGGGCCAATACAGATCGGGTTGCTGCCGGCTGATATTGATACTGTAAGCGCCTATCTCTCGAATCTTGAATCGCGCTTTGATCCATACTAA
- a CDS encoding helix-turn-helix domain-containing protein, protein MYEVLDDTAAQIILAIESGDSIRRVAQHLHTPYETVRQAVNRLEDAGYVSYDDGLAVVDEHIRDAARELVAASAGVSPPSIEEAYVIPQFGDWPSAFTRIDAVYVWTQGGYQVGRNPDDYPLFLAVREQDVDAWEAFFESFDLPTAFERQPGDELDGPLQIVLEPRTSLDIEYVEGYPVIPRAETIEYMRENYAQFQSALAMLDRMYEDLDLGVTYRETERAQP, encoded by the coding sequence ATGTACGAGGTTCTCGACGACACGGCGGCGCAGATTATCCTCGCCATCGAGAGTGGTGACTCCATCCGTCGTGTCGCCCAACACCTCCACACGCCGTACGAGACGGTGCGACAGGCCGTCAATCGGCTCGAAGACGCAGGCTACGTTTCCTATGACGACGGGCTTGCTGTCGTCGACGAGCACATCCGTGACGCAGCCCGCGAACTCGTCGCTGCCAGCGCCGGCGTCAGTCCACCCTCCATCGAGGAAGCCTATGTTATCCCTCAGTTCGGCGACTGGCCGTCCGCGTTTACGCGGATCGACGCCGTCTACGTGTGGACCCAAGGCGGCTACCAAGTAGGGCGGAATCCGGATGACTATCCACTGTTCCTCGCTGTTCGTGAGCAGGACGTCGACGCCTGGGAGGCGTTTTTCGAGTCGTTCGACCTCCCCACTGCTTTCGAGCGACAGCCCGGAGACGAGTTGGACGGTCCGCTGCAGATCGTCCTCGAGCCACGCACGTCACTCGATATCGAGTACGTCGAAGGGTACCCGGTGATCCCGAGAGCAGAGACAATCGAGTATATGCGCGAGAACTACGCCCAGTTCCAGTCGGCGCTGGCGATGCTCGACCGGATGTACGAGGACCTCGACCTCGGCGTCACGTATCGAGAGACTGAACGGGCACAGCCATGA
- a CDS encoding nucleotidyltransferase domain-containing protein yields MSFNNRSDALIELLEELTQQGHEYVLVGGYAVSAFNARFSTDLDIVVAPDFKADFVEFLEQQGFEETDSHAKKWFYDTEVIEYEKRLTPQQPIGFDLLVNGLGCRQTEAQWSFDYLYDHSHQQEVSGGTVTTTARVIDGAVLVAAKLHSGRETDLRDVLAVAEEIDLNAVTPHLRRGDDNALREQLERGLDILESDELKHGFRSDFGASAVSEETVTGLQEYLSAQIDHLS; encoded by the coding sequence ATGAGCTTCAACAACCGAAGTGACGCACTCATCGAGCTGCTCGAGGAGCTCACCCAACAGGGTCACGAGTACGTTCTTGTTGGCGGCTACGCTGTCTCAGCGTTCAATGCTCGCTTCTCCACGGACCTCGATATCGTCGTCGCGCCGGACTTCAAGGCTGACTTCGTCGAGTTCCTCGAACAGCAGGGATTCGAGGAAACGGACAGTCACGCCAAGAAATGGTTCTACGACACCGAAGTAATCGAGTACGAAAAGCGGCTCACGCCGCAACAGCCGATCGGCTTCGATCTCCTGGTAAACGGACTCGGGTGTCGCCAGACGGAGGCACAGTGGTCGTTCGACTACCTGTACGACCACAGCCACCAACAGGAGGTGAGCGGGGGCACAGTGACGACGACGGCCAGAGTCATCGATGGGGCCGTCCTCGTGGCGGCAAAGCTCCACAGTGGCCGAGAAACGGACCTCCGAGACGTCCTGGCAGTGGCTGAAGAGATCGACCTCAACGCTGTCACGCCCCATCTGCGGCGAGGGGACGACAATGCCCTACGGGAGCAACTTGAGCGTGGACTGGATATCTTGGAGAGCGACGAACTCAAGCACGGATTTCGGAGTGACTTCGGGGCCTCAGCTGTCTCAGAAGAAACGGTCACCGGTCTCCAAGAGTATCTGTCTGCACAGATTGACCACCTGAGCTGA
- a CDS encoding TRAM domain-containing protein: MVEISDSLCSLFTAKIKKEDGTFVIEIPPSEIKHGALTVDETYRIALLDSSSEAESTSPQSPRHPASQGSTSHDSSGPPVDEGEVRDVTIETVGDQGDGIAKVERGYVVIVPGAQPGDEPTVEIEQVQENVAFASIVDSDPRAL; encoded by the coding sequence ATGGTAGAAATCTCAGACTCCCTGTGTTCGCTGTTCACTGCGAAAATTAAGAAGGAGGATGGCACATTCGTCATCGAGATTCCACCGAGTGAGATCAAGCATGGGGCGCTGACTGTTGATGAAACGTACCGCATCGCTCTTCTTGATTCATCCTCCGAAGCTGAATCAACATCTCCACAGAGCCCACGGCATCCCGCCTCTCAGGGGAGCACGAGCCATGATTCATCTGGTCCTCCTGTTGATGAGGGAGAAGTGCGCGACGTGACAATCGAAACCGTCGGTGATCAGGGCGATGGTATCGCAAAAGTCGAACGGGGGTACGTCGTGATCGTTCCCGGCGCTCAGCCCGGCGACGAGCCAACAGTCGAAATCGAACAAGTTCAGGAGAACGTCGCGTTTGCGAGCATTGTCGATAGCGATCCGCGAGCACTCTAA
- a CDS encoding tyrosine-type recombinase/integrase has protein sequence MVATRERALSEREFELLLEGAGRIDDTQQRLETRAAILLGGRLGLRPGETTHLSKSWVDRERQMIQIPTQQNCTKGRDGGICGYCRQAVKQRLEHNPNTDFQSFAERYWLPKTEAASRTVPYHFSYRVRVAVELLLDEHGGWPYSFSTLQRRLETALERSPELSNDATSLHGLRATAASYHAGRGLDLPALRAMFGWEDITTARQYLNVDGAMTRRALDSIHQ, from the coding sequence ATGGTAGCAACACGAGAGAGGGCCCTTAGCGAACGCGAGTTCGAACTACTGTTAGAAGGTGCTGGGCGTATAGATGATACACAACAGAGACTCGAAACACGAGCGGCCATTCTCCTTGGAGGCCGTCTTGGACTTAGACCAGGAGAAACAACGCACTTGTCGAAATCGTGGGTTGATCGAGAGCGGCAGATGATCCAGATTCCCACACAGCAAAACTGTACGAAGGGGAGAGATGGCGGTATCTGTGGATACTGTCGACAGGCGGTGAAACAACGGCTGGAACACAATCCCAATACAGATTTCCAGAGCTTTGCTGAGCGTTATTGGCTCCCGAAAACGGAAGCCGCTTCCCGAACTGTTCCGTACCACTTTTCGTATCGAGTCCGAGTCGCGGTTGAATTACTACTTGACGAACATGGCGGCTGGCCGTATTCGTTCTCGACCTTACAGCGGCGACTGGAAACTGCCTTGGAACGGTCCCCAGAATTGTCTAACGACGCAACCTCATTACATGGATTACGTGCAACAGCAGCGTCTTATCACGCCGGAAGAGGCTTAGATCTTCCCGCTCTCCGAGCAATGTTCGGGTGGGAGGACATCACCACGGCACGTCAATATCTGAATGTCGACGGAGCGATGACCCGACGAGCGCTGGACAGCATTCATCAGTAA